One genomic window of Punica granatum isolate Tunisia-2019 chromosome 1, ASM765513v2, whole genome shotgun sequence includes the following:
- the LOC116195915 gene encoding lysine-specific demethylase 5B, with translation MGKGKPRAVEKGVLRQNLGALSSSGVNIPSGPVYYPTEEDFKDPLEFICKIRPEAEPYGICRIVPPSSWKPPFVLDLNSFTFPTKSQAIHQLQARPASCDSKTFELEYNSFLEEHCGKKVRKRVVFEGEDLDLCKLFNAVKRYGGFDKVVKKKKWGEVFRILRPNVKASECAKHVLSQLYREHLYDYETYNNRLHKGKGKSCKKRYLGERKSENQRESCGSKKRRRNNAGEKVRVCEAEEEEDEGVGQICEQCKSGLHGDVMLLCDRCNKGWHIYCLSPPLKQVPPGNWYCFGCLNSNKDSFGFIPGKQLSLEAFRRVADRAKKKWFGSGPISRVQVEKKFWQIVEGSVGAVEVMYGSDVDTSVYGSGFPRTFDQRPESIEPTVWDEYCSSPWNLNNLPKLEGSMLRKVHHNIAGVMVPWLYVGMLFSAFCWHYEDHCFYSMNYLHWGEPKCWYSVPGSACNAFEKVMRKTLPDLFDAQPDLLFQLVTMLNPSVLQANGVPVYNVVQEPGNFVITFPRSFHGGFNFGLNCAEAVNFAPADWIPHGGFGAELYRLYRKPAILSHEELLYVVAKSICDGQISPFLKKELLRIYNKEKTWRERLWKSGIIRSSPMSPRKYPEFVGTEEDPTCRICQQYLFLSAVVCRCRPSAFVCLEHWDHICECKASRHRLLYRHTLAELTNLVLMTDKDGYGEGNSRPALIQNSCSSEMSALSKKVKGDHATFAQLAEQWLARCSSIIQDPFSRDIYCKALKEAEQFLWAGSEMDPVRDLQKRLSEAKKWAEGVRSCLRRIVNWSNDLKNDLEKIDLEMVDKLLTVSPAPCNEPGHLKLKDYADKARKLVEEIKSALSSCSEISELEAVWSRSCHFPIHVKESEEIKERVSSAKVWIESVRICTLERRPDAVEIDDLCKLKLQISELQVSLPEAENLVDLVTQAESCRARCVELLKGPMALKDVEIVVQEMDRFPVIIPELQLLRQYHADTVSLISRFKNIRDNVHERVDQDSVVDELRSILSEGASLKVQVEELPAVELELKKACCRAEALKACSNKVSLDFLQHIIVEATILQIEGEDLFVHIASIVNAANLWEESAARILASEAPMFQFEDIMRYSERIDAILPSLGVVMDAITTAKSWLKSSKPFLDYAHSAMRFSGSALKVGALKELAAQSELLKIYLEERRTLETIVKKLEEWEIEAGSLLRSMECLFDMNDIDLAVTEVLLCKMEGLLSSADAVIRDGLSLGFDFPEIPTLQNAQLKLQWCHKVLSLGSRCPSVQEVKTLMEFAERIPVTRAPGTLCSALIDGMGWVKRAVEVIHAPSTYRSCSLGDAEEIISECQRICISFPVMVCQLTNAIQNHRLWQEQVHQFFSKTTGERTCSQLLQLKDRAKDAAFNCLELEIVLSEIEKVEKWKSHFRDTVGCLFGDLCSFIEVIDKVKITLDRSLHIFDKSKGCQMQNLCMSCSNAFVDSASLACATCKDCYHLQCLQPALGNKKQLEVFLCRFCQFSNGDLISPTDEGQPQDEVMRLELNLLDELLYQAEDLCVWINERGPLQELLERARSCKAGLIQILDFVWAYIGEDLNIISEKLTTALKAVTVARVLDRDSNRRLELALASYSWRVRARNLCEGSYKPSIQQIRLLLKEGMAINMPSEDNFRRKLVELEYIGQKWVNVASKVVRDDGALGLDKVFKLIWEGENLPVCVKKELKRLRSRSKLYCICRKPYRRNNQRVWITCDHCDELYHIDCVKLNSVPKFYICPACKPPVGEWEFSAEKSSHHEINGLEEPKTPSPKHRLLKKAAKQAESSIEMKLSVAAGSQKRISSFQGIDQLWWRNRKPFRRSAKKRANLDCLSPFLRS, from the exons ATGGGAAAAGGGAAACCTAGGGCTGTGGAGAAAGGCGTGTTGAGGCAAAACCTCGGAGCATTATCGTCTTCCGGTGTAAATATACCATCTGGGCCTGTCTATTACCCTACAGAAGAGGATTTCAAGGACCCTTTAGAATTCATATGCAAGATCAGACCCGAAGCCGAGCCTTATGGTATTTGCCGAATCGTCCCGCCGAGCAGCTGGAAACCTCCCTTTGTGTTGGACCTGAATTCGTTCACGTTCCCCACGAAATCGCAGGCCATTCATCAGCTGCAGGCTCGTCCTGCTTCTTGTGATTCGAAGACTTTCGAGTTGGAATACAATAGTTTTCTAGAGGAACATTGCGGTAAGAAGGTTAGGAAAAGGGTGGTTTTTGAAGGCGAGGACTTGGACCTCTGCAAGTTGTTTAATGCGGTGAAGCGATACGGAGGATTCGATAAGGTggtaaagaagaagaaatggggGGAGGTTTTCCGTATTCTAAGGCCCAATGTAAAAGCTTCGGAGTGTGCAAAGCATGTGTTGTCTCAGTTGTACCGTGAGCATTTGTATGACTATGAGACTTATAATAACCGACTACATAAAGGTAAGGGTAAGAGCTGTAAGAAGAGGTATCTAGGAGAACGGAAGAGTGAAAACCAGAGAGAGTCGTGTGGTTCGAAAAAGAGGCGGAGGAATAATGCTGGTGAGAAAGTTAGGGTTTGTGaggcagaggaggaggaggatgagggGGTCGGTCAAATTTGTGAACAATGTAAGAGTGGATTGCATGGGGACGTGATGCTCTTGTGTGACAGATGTAATAAAGGTTGGCACATTTATTGTCTTTCACCTCCACTGAAGCAAGTTCCACCTGGGAACTGGTATTGCTTTGGTTGCTTAAACTCTAACAAGGATAGCTTCGGTTTCATTCCTGGAAAGCAATTATCATTGGAAGCCTTCAGGCGTGTGGCTGATCGGGCCAAGAAAAAGTGGTTTGGGTCTGGACCCATTTCTAGGGTACAAGTAGAGAAAAAGTTTTGGCAAATTGTAGAGGGATCAGTTGGAGCGGTTGAGGTAATGTATGGGAGTGATGTGGATACTTCAGTGTATGGGAGTGGTTTTCCGCGTACTTTTGACCAGAGACCTGAGTCGATTGAGCCTACTGTATGGGATGAATATTGCTCCAGTCCTTGGAATCTTAATAACTTGCCTAAGTTGGAAGGGTCAATGCTTCGAAAGGTTCATCACAATATTGCTGGTGTTATGGTCCCTTGGCTGTATGTAGGCATGCTGTTCTCAGCCTTTTGCTGGCATTATGAAGATCACTGTTTCTATTCAATGAACTATCTTCACTG GGGAGAACCAAAATGCTGGTATAGTGTTCCTGGTAGTGCATGCAATGCCTTTGAGAAG GTGATGAGGAAAACCCTTCCCGATCTTTTTGATGCTCAACCTGATCTCCTCTTTCAGCTTGTTACAATGTTAAATCCATCTGTGTTACAAGCAAATGGGGTTCCAGTTTACAATGTCGTTCAG GAGCCGGGAAACTTTGTTATCACATTCCCCAGATCATTCCATGGTGGCTTTAATTTTG GTTTAAACTGTGCAGAGGCTGTGAATTTTGCTCCTGCTGATTGGATTCCGCATGGGGGATTTGGGGCAGAGCTATATCGGCTTTATCGTAAACCTGCTATCTTATCTCACGAGGAGCTCCTCTACGTTGTTGCTAAG AGTATCTGTGATGGCCAAATATCACCTTTCCTGAAGAAAGAGTTGCTTAGAATATATAACAAGGAGAAAACTTGGAGGGAACGGCTTTGGAAAAGTGGCATCATAAGATCATCTCCTATGTCCCCGAGGAAATATCCTGAATTTGTGGGAACAGAGGAG GATCCAACATGCAGAATATGCCAGcaatatctttttctttctgcTGTTGTTTGCCGATGCAGACCATCTGCTTTTGTTTGTCTTGAG CACTGGGATCATATCTGTGAGTGCAAAGCAAGCAGGCATCGCCTTCTATATCGTCATACATTAGCTGAGTTGACGAACTTGGTGCTCATGACCGATAAAGATGGTTATGGGGAAGGTAATAGTAGACCTGCGCTGATCCAAAATTCTTGTTCAAGTGAAATGAGTGCATTATCAAAAAAG GTGAAAGGGGATCATGCTACTTTCGCCCAACTTGCAGAGCAGTGGCTTGCACGTTGTTCCAGTATCATCCAAGATCCATTTTCTAGGGATATTTACTGTAAAGCCTTGAAGGAAGCTGAACAATTTCTTTGGGCTGGTTCTGAAATGGATCCG GTCCGGGACTTGCAAAAGAGATTGTCTGAAGCTAAGAAGTGGGCCGAAGGTGTACGAAGTTGTCTTCGCAGGATTGTAAACTGGTCAAATGATCTCAAAAATGATTTAGAAAAAATTGACCTTGAAATGGTTGATAAATTGTTGACTGTCAGTCCCGCACCTTGCAATGAGCCTGGACATCTTAAATTGAAG GATTATGCAGACAAGGCAAGGAAGTTGGTTGAGGAAATCAAGTCTGCCCTTTCATCTTGTTCAGAG ATCTCCGAGTTGGAAGCTGTTTGGTCGAGAAGCTGCCATTTTCCAATACATGTTAAGGAGAGTGAGGAAATAAAAGAGAGAGTTTCTTCAGCGAAG GTTTGGATCGAAAGTGTAAGAATATGCACCTTGGAGAGACGTCCTGATGCAGTCGAGATTGATGATCTGTGCAAGTTGAAGTTACAg ATATCTGAGCTTCAAGTATCACTCCCGGAGGCAGAGAATCTTGTGGACCTAGTAACACAAGCAGAATCTTGTCGTGCTAGATGCGTGGAACTTTTAAAAGGTCCCATGGCGTTGAAG GATGTTGAGATTGTTGTTCAGGAAATGGATAGGTTCCCTGTTATTATCCCAGAGTTACAGCTTCTGAGGCAATACCATGCAGATACTGTTTCTTTAATCTCTCGCTTTAAAAACATTCGGGATAATGTTCATGAACGGGTTGATCAGGATTCTGTGGTTGATGAATTGAGAAGCATCTTAAGTGAAGGAGCATCTCTGAAGGTTCAAG TTGAGGAATTACCTGCTGTTGAGCTTGAGTTGAAGAAGGCTTGCTGCAGGGCAGAGGCTCTGAAG GCATGCAGCAATAAAGTGTCACTGGACTTCCTTCAACACATAATAGTAGAGGCTACTAT ACTGCAGATTGAGGGGGAAGATTTATTTGTGCACATTGCCAGCATTGTTAATGCTGCTAACCTTTGGGAAGAAAGTGCCGCACGGATTCTAGCGAGTGAGGCTCCAATGTTCCAATTTGAGGATATTATGAG GTATTCAGAGCGTATAGATGCAATTTTACCTTCTCTTGGAGTTGTTATGGATGCAATAACAACAGCAAAATCCTGGTTGAAGAGTTCTAAGCCATTTTTGGACTATGCCCACTCTGCCATGCGCTTCTCAGGTTCTGCGCTGAAAGTTGGTGCCTTGAAG GAACTTGCTGCACAGTCAGAGCTTCTTAAGATTTACTTAGAAGAACGTAGGACGCTCGAAACAATTGTGAAGAAACTTGAAGAATGGGAGATTGAAGCTGGTTCTTTGCTGAGGAGTATGGAGTGCCTGTTTGATATGAATGATATTGACCTTGCAGTAACTGAAGTGCTCTTATGTAAAATGGAAGGTCTCCTGAGCTCAGCAGATGCTGTTATAAGAGACGGGCTGTCTCTTGGTTTTGATTTTCCTGAAATTCCTACGCTCCAAAATGCACAGTTAAAGTTGCAATGGTGCCATAAGGTCCTGTCTTTGGGCTCTAGATGCCCGTCAGTTCAG GAGGTCAAGACATTGATGGAGTTTGCTGAGCGGATCCCAGTTACTCGTGCTCCTGGTACTTTATGTAGTGCATTGATTGATGGGATGGGGTGGGTTAAGAGAGCAGTGGAAGTAATTCATGCACCGTCAACTTATAGAAGCTGCAGTTTAGGAGATGCTGAAGAAATTATTTCTGAATGTCAG AGGATCTGTATTTCCTTCCCCGTTATGGTTTGTCAACTTACAAATGCTATTCAGAATCATAG GTTGTGGCAAGAGCAAGTGCATCAATTTTTCAGTAAAACAACTGGTGAACGCACGTGCTCTCAATTGTTACAGCTTAAG GACAGAGCGAAGGATGCTGCTTTTAATTGTTTAGAGCTTGAGATAGTTCTATCAGAGATTGAAAAGGTGGAGAAGTGGAAGAGCCATTTCAGGGATACAGTTGGGTGTTTATTTGGTGATCTGTGTTCCTTTATCGAGGTTATAGACAAG GTCAAAATTACCCTAGATAGATCCTTGCACATATTTGATAAGTCAAAAGGTTGCCAAATGCAAAATCTATGCATGAGCTGCTCCAATGCTTTTGTAGATTCCGCATCTCTAGCATGTGCTACATGCAAGGACTG CTATCATCTGCAGTGCCTACAACCTGCCCTTGGCAATAAAAAACAACTTGAAGTGTTTTTGTGTCGTTTTTGCCAATTCTCAAATGGTGATCTGATATCTCCAACTGACGAGGGTCAACCG CAAGATGAAGTGATGCGTCTCGAATTAAATCTTCTGGATGAACTTTTGTATCAGGCTGAGGATCTGTGCGTATG GATTAATGAAAGAGGCCCGTTACAGGAACTTCTTGAACGTGCTCGTTCATGTAAGGCAGGCTTAATTCAGATATTGGATTTCGTGTGGGCTTATATAGGTGAAGACCTCAATATTATCTCTGAAAAGCTTACCACGGCTCTAAAG GCTGTGACAGTGGCTCGTGTACTTGATCGAGACAGCAACCGCAGGCTTGAGCTAGCATTGGCAAGTTATTCATGGAGAGTTAGAGCCCGCAATTTATGTGAAGGATCATATAAGCCCAGTATCCAACAGATTCGACTATTGTTGAAAGAG GGAATGGCGATCAATATGCCTTCTGAGGATAACTTCAGGAGAAAGCTTGTTGAGTTGGAGTATATTGGCCAGAAGTGGGTGAATGTTGCCAGCAAG GTTGTGAGAGATGATGGAGCTCTGGGCTTGGACAAAGTTTTTAAGCTGATCTGGGAGGGTGAAAATTTGCCCGTATGCGTCAAGAAGGAACTGAAG AGGTTAAGATCTCGGAGCAAACTTTACTGCATATGCCGAAAGCCGTACAGGAGAAACAACCAGCGAGTTTGGATAACCTGTGATCACTGTGATGAACTGTACCATATCGATTGCGTTAAGTTGAACTCAGTTCCCAAGTTCTACATCTGCCCTGCCTGTAAGCCTCCCGTGGGGGAATGGGAGTTCTCTGCAGAGAAGTCCTCACATCATGAAAT TAATGGACTTGAAGAGCCAAAGACTCCCTCCCCGAAGCACAGATTGTTGAAGAAGGCGGCGAAACAAGCCGAGTCCAGCATAGAGATGAAGTTATCAGTGGCAGCTGGGAGTCAGAAGAGAATCTCATCTTTCCAAGGGATCGATCAGTTATGGTGGCGGAACCGGAAGCCTTTCAGGAGATCAGCGAAGAAACGGGCTAACTTGGACTGCCTATCCCCCTTTCTCCGCTCGTAG
- the LOC116190936 gene encoding probable glutathione peroxidase 8 isoform X2: MGHRLFDPTRSLAPVLFPALHFEGSPTTGDRKSKSCRSFSMASQTMQDPRSIYDFTVKDADGKDVSLDMYKGKVMLIVNVASKCGMTNSNYTELNHLYNKYKGQGLEIMAFPCNQFGDEEPGTNAQITEFVCTRFKSEFPIFGKIEVNGPNAAPLYTFLKSGKWGIFGDDIQWNFVKFLVDKNGTIAHRYYPTTSPLTAEDIKELLETTS; this comes from the exons ATGGGCCACCGTTTATTCGATCCGACCCGATCACTGGCCCCCGTTTTATTCCCCGCTCTGCACTTCGAAGGTTCTCCGACAACTGGTGACAGGAAGTCAAAGAGCTGCCGGAGTTTCTCAATGGCAAGTCAAACCATGCAGGACCCACGATCGATTTACGACTTCACGGTGAAG GATGCTGATGGGAAAGATGTGAGTCTCGATATGTACAAGGGAAAGGTCATGCTCATTGTTAATGTTGCCTCTAAATG TGGAATGACCAATTCAAATTACACTGAGCTCAACCATTTGTACAACAAGTACAAAGGTCAAG GCTTAGAGATAATGGCATTTCCATGCAATCAATTCGGTGATGAGGAACCAGGAACTAATGCACAAATCACGGAATTCGTCTGCACTCGCTTCAAATCAGAATTTCCCATCTTTGGCAAG ATTGAAGTGAACGGGCCAAATGCAGCTCCACTATATACATTCTTGAAGTCAGGCAAATGGGGAATCTTCGGAGATGATATTCAGTGGAACTTTGTCAAGTTCCTGGTCGATAAGAATGGGACAATTGCACATCGTTACTACCCCAcaacttctcctcttacagcTGAG GATATTAAGGAGCTGTTGGAAACAACATCATGA
- the LOC116207194 gene encoding LOW QUALITY PROTEIN: xyloglucan-specific galacturonosyltransferase 1-like (The sequence of the model RefSeq protein was modified relative to this genomic sequence to represent the inferred CDS: inserted 2 bases in 1 codon): LPVAIFFLFLPFLWSSSTTIISGKIVHVCISSRKLNNLYCLSTGAQSQPSFELQEFPVFRNISRVLSNDEDILKETARESSVPVMTSSGVQSIDHNSLKTISSVVQENPVPVPVPVLVSVTKSSSEIELEEETADAMKAVKEQLEVHRSWVSSHSRNNMKCDGRGIYVYDLPSKFNKDLMGQCSDMIPWINLCKHFQNNAMGEPIPKLGDHWYGTHSXSLEPIFHSRILKHPCRVYNENEAKLFYVPFYGGLDILRWHFKNVSTELKDSLSLELIKWLEQQKPWPKNFGKDHVFVLGKISWDFRRNSDSTWGTKFLELPQMQNPMKLLIERQPWHVNDIGIPHPTSFHPRSDSDIIAWQQKIIQSPRRSLISFAGAARSGAPENIRSLLISQCMEAGEGKCRFLDCRSEKCDMPETVIETFMESEFCLQPQGDSPSRKSLFDSLVSGCIPVLFDPFTAYYQYPWHLPEEPEKYSVFIDHNEVRKSRVNVMERLMKISRQEREDMRSYIAYELMPGLVYGDLRAEFSKFQDAFSIAVNNLLERASRI, encoded by the exons CTTCCTGTTGctatcttcttcttgttccttCCCTTTCTCTGGTCCTCCTCGACCACCATCATTTCTGGGAAGATTGTCCATGTCTGCATCTCGTCCCGGAAACTAAACAACCTCTACTGCCTCTCCACTGGCGCCCAGTCTCAGCCCAGCTTCGAGCTCCAGGAATTTCCAGTTTTCAGGAACATCTCAAGAGTCTTGAGCAATGATGaagatattttaaaagagACTGCCCGGGAAAGTTCAGTTCCAGTTATGACTTCCTCCGGAGTCCAGAGCATTGACCACAATAGCTTGAAAACAATCTCCAGTGTTGTTCAAGAAAACCCAGTCCCAGTCCCAGTTCCAGTTCTGGTTTCGGTTACTAAGAGTTCTTCTGAAATTGAGCTGGAGGAGGAGACTGCAGATGCTATGAAGGCCGTTAAGGAGCAATTAGAAGTGCATAGATCATGGGTTTCATCACATTCTCGAAATAATATGAAGTGTGATGGCAGGGGGATTTATGTGTATGATTTGCCGTCGAAGTTCAACAAGGACCTCATGGGTCAATGCAGTGACATGATTCCCTGGATTAATCTCTGCAAGCATTTCCAGAACAACGCAATGGGCGAGCCGATCCCAAAGCTTGGGGATCATTGGTACGGCACCCACAG ATCTCTGGAGCCGATCTTTCATTCCAGGATCCTAAAGCATCCTTGCAG GGTTTACAATGAGAATGAAGCCAAGCTCTTCTATGTTCCCTTCTATGGAGGTCTAGATATCCTGAGATGGCATTTCAAGAATGTCTCCACTGAATTAAAAGACAGCCTGTCTCTGGAACTGATAAAGTGGCTCGAGCAGCAGAAACcgtggccgaaaaattttGGGAAGGATCATGTCTTTGTACTGGGCAAGATCTCATGGGATTTCAGGAGGAATAGCGACTCCACTTGGGGGACTAAATTCCTGGAGCTCCCTCAGATGCAGAACCCGATGAAGCTCCTGATCGAGCGACAGCCCTGGCATGTGAATGACATAGGGATCCCACACCCGACGAGCTTCCACCCGCGATCGGACAGTGACATCATTGCCTGGCAACAGAAGATAATTCAGTCCCCCCGCCGGAGCCTAATCAGCTTTGCAGGTGCCGCCAGGTCAGGTGCGCCTGAGAACATCCGTTCACTGCTCATTAGTCAATGCATGGAGGCAGGAGAAGGCAAGTGCCGGTTCCTAGACTGCCGGTCAGAGAAGTGCGACATGCCCGAGACAGTAATCGAGACTTTCATGGAATCGGAGTTCTGCCTTCAGCCTCAGGGGGACAGTCCGTCAAGGAAGTCACTGTTCGATTCCCTCGTGTCAGGATGCATCCCGGTCCTATTCGACCCATTCACAGCCTATTACCAGTACCCCTGGCACTTGCCTGAGGAACCGGAGAAGTACTCAGTGTTCATAGACCACAACGAGGTGAGGAAATCGAGAGTGAATGTGATGGAGCGGCTCATGAAGATTTCGAGGCAAGAACGAGAGGACATGAGGAGCTACATTGCGTATGAGCTGATGCCCGGGTTGGTATACGGCGACCTGAGGGCCGAGTTCAGTAAGTTTCAAGATGCCTTTTCCATAGCAGTGAACAATCTTCTGGAGAGGGCAAGTAGGATATGA
- the LOC116214956 gene encoding AT-hook motif nuclear-localized protein 5: protein MDGREAMAISGGSAQYFIHKAGLGSGSGQQPSGMNAPPPHFRALSNTHHHHVQAAAAAAQSSIRTTLGGQAFAVEPPPPPTHGGFGRGNISIGTSSAGPPSGEQPPKKKRGRPRKYGPDGKVALGLLPMSGAAPTSTPGSVTPLPKKARGRPPGSGRKQRLAAVGEWMNASAGLAFAPHVIRVGAGEDVAAKILSFSQQRPRAICILSGCGTISLVTLRQPASSGGTITYEGRFEILCLSGSYLLAEEGGPRNRTGGISVSLSSPDGHVIGGSVGMLIAAGPVQVVICSFVYGSSKAKDKQIVVAAPKVEEDSSKSQSGERSFALSSGPTQNFASSAIGVWQNSQPTVDLKHLHTGIDLTRG from the exons ATGGATGGAAGAGAAGCCATGGCAATATCTGGTGGATCAGCTCAGTATTTCATACACAAAGCAGGGTTAGGGTCTGGCTCTGGGCAACAACCCAGTGGGATGAATGCACCGCCGCCTCATTTTAGGGCACTGTCGAACACCCACCATCATCATGTTCAGGCTGCAGCTGCCGCTGCTCAGTCCAGTATCCGTACAACCTTGGGTGGGCAGGCATTCGCGGTGGAGCCACCACCGCCACCAACACATGGTGGCTTTGGCCGCGGGAACATTTCCATTGGCACATCTTCTGCTGGTCCGCCTTCTGGTGAACAGCCcccgaagaagaagagggggaGGCCCAGGAAATACGGGCCTGATGGTAAGGTGGCTCTGGGCCTTCTGCCCATGTCGGGAGCCGCTCCTACTTCCACGCCTGGCTCAGTCACGCCTTTGCCAAAGAAGGCCCGAGGACGCCCACCTGGGTCCGGGCGGAAGCAACGATTAGCAGCAGTTG GTGAATGGATGAATGCTTCAGCTGGACTTGCTTTTGCACCACATGTGATCAGAGTAGGAGCTGGGGAG GATGTTGCAGCAAAGATTTTGTCTTTCTCCCAACAGAGGCCAAGAGCTATCTGCATATTATCTGGCTGTGGCACAATTTCTTTGGTGACTCTTAGGCAACCCGCATCTTCTGGTGGCACAATCACATACGAG GGCCGATTCGAGATATTGTGCTTGTCGGGTTCATATTTGCTCGCTGAAGAAGGTGGCCCCCGTAACCGAACTGGAGGTATAAGTGTTTCGCTCTCAAGTCCCGATGGCCATGTTATTGGTGGCAGTGTTGGGATGCTTATTGCAGCGGGTCCCGTCCAG GTGGTTATATGCAGTTTTGTATACGGCAGCTCCAAGGCCAAGGATAAGCAGATCGTGGTTGCGGCTCCTAAAGTTGAGGAAGACTCCTCCAAATCCCAGTCTGGGGAAAGATCCTTTGCTTTAAGCAGTGGGCCCACTCAGAACTTTGCATCATCTGCCATTGGTgtttggcagaattcccagCCCACCGTTGATCTGAAACATCTCCACACCGGGATTGACTTGACGCGTGGCTGA
- the LOC116190936 gene encoding probable glutathione peroxidase 8 isoform X1, producing the protein MGHRLFDPTRSLAPVLFPALHFEGSPTTGDRKSKSCRSFSMASQTMQDPRSIYDFTVKDADGKDVSLDMYKGKVMLIVNVASKCGMTNSNYTELNHLYNKYKGQGLEIMAFPCNQFGDEEPGTNAQITEFVCTRFKSEFPIFGKIEVNGPNAAPLYTFLKSGKWGIFGDDIQWNFVKFLVDKNGTIAHRYYPTTSPLTAEQDIKELLETTS; encoded by the exons ATGGGCCACCGTTTATTCGATCCGACCCGATCACTGGCCCCCGTTTTATTCCCCGCTCTGCACTTCGAAGGTTCTCCGACAACTGGTGACAGGAAGTCAAAGAGCTGCCGGAGTTTCTCAATGGCAAGTCAAACCATGCAGGACCCACGATCGATTTACGACTTCACGGTGAAG GATGCTGATGGGAAAGATGTGAGTCTCGATATGTACAAGGGAAAGGTCATGCTCATTGTTAATGTTGCCTCTAAATG TGGAATGACCAATTCAAATTACACTGAGCTCAACCATTTGTACAACAAGTACAAAGGTCAAG GCTTAGAGATAATGGCATTTCCATGCAATCAATTCGGTGATGAGGAACCAGGAACTAATGCACAAATCACGGAATTCGTCTGCACTCGCTTCAAATCAGAATTTCCCATCTTTGGCAAG ATTGAAGTGAACGGGCCAAATGCAGCTCCACTATATACATTCTTGAAGTCAGGCAAATGGGGAATCTTCGGAGATGATATTCAGTGGAACTTTGTCAAGTTCCTGGTCGATAAGAATGGGACAATTGCACATCGTTACTACCCCAcaacttctcctcttacagcTGAG CAGGATATTAAGGAGCTGTTGGAAACAACATCATGA
- the LOC116192068 gene encoding probable phospholipid hydroperoxide glutathione peroxidase has protein sequence MGGQSSKSVHEFIVKDAKGNDVNLSQYKGKVLLIVNVASQCGYTDQHYAEMAQLYEKYKDQGLEILAFPCNQFGAQEPGTNEEIQELACNRFKAKYPLFAKIDVNGQKQTPLYKYLKSSKSGLFRESIKWNFTKFLVDKQGNVVGRFTPENTPPGIEKDIKKLLGVASTNE, from the exons ATGGGGGGCCAATCCTCGAAAAGTGTTCACGAATTCATAGTCAAG GATGCCAAGGGGAATGATGTCAACCTCAGCCAGTATAAGGGGAAGGTTCTGTTGATTGTCAATGTTGCATCTCAATG TGGCTACACCGACCAACACTATGCCGAGATGGCTCAGCTGTATGAAAAATACAAAGACCAAG GATTGGAAATTCTGGCATTTCCATGCAACCAGTTTGGAGCTCAGGAGCCCGGGACGAATGAGGAGATCCAAGAGTTAGCTTGTAATCGATTCAAAGCCAAATATCCCCTCTTCGCTAAG ATCGATGTGAACGGGCAGAAGCAGACTCCGCTGTACAAGTACCTGAAGTCGAGCAAAAGCGGGTTATTTagggaaagcataaagtggaaTTTCACCAAGTTTCTCGTCGACAAGCAGGGCAACGTTGTTGGACGTTTCACACCCGAAAACACGCCCCCTGGTATCGAG AAGGACATAAAGAAACTGCTGGGCGTTGCTTCGACAAACGAATGA